From a single Calothrix sp. NIES-2098 genomic region:
- a CDS encoding AAA ATPase central domain-containing protein, with protein sequence MKEELNILIQAQYPLIYLVTSEEERAEQAISTIAQLLKPQRRVFVWTVTHGIVEYGQPRNVTQHNTVSPEAAIEWIIRHKEPGIFILKDLHPFIDAPATARSLRDAIASFKVSSPNSPKNIILMSPVQQVPIELEKEVVVLDFQLPDMAELNKVLTHHLDQNRGRRLTTEAREKLLRAALGLTKDEAEKVYRKAQVTTGRLTEDEVDIVLSEKKQLIRRNGILEYIEEDETIDAVGGLEELKKWLKQRSNAFTEKAREYGLPQPKGMLILGVPGCGKSLIAKTTSRLWGLPILRLDMGRVYDGSMVGRSEANLRNALKTAESISPTILFIDELDKSFAGSAGSGDSDGGTSSRIFGSFLTWMQEKKSPVFVMATANRVERLPGEFLRKGRFDEIFFVDLPTPEERQDIFNIHLTKRREDISRFDLGQLAKMSDGFSGAEIEQAIVAAMYEAFAQEREFTQLDIIAALKSTLPLSRTMQEQVTALRDWARQRARPAASSVAEYQRMEF encoded by the coding sequence ATGAAAGAAGAGCTCAATATTCTAATTCAAGCTCAATACCCTCTAATCTACCTTGTGACCTCCGAGGAAGAGCGGGCTGAGCAGGCAATCTCCACAATCGCCCAGTTATTAAAGCCCCAACGTCGAGTATTTGTTTGGACAGTAACTCACGGCATCGTGGAGTATGGTCAACCCCGGAATGTCACTCAACACAATACCGTTTCTCCAGAAGCAGCGATAGAGTGGATTATTCGGCATAAAGAACCCGGTATATTTATTCTTAAAGATTTACATCCATTTATAGACGCACCTGCGACAGCAAGATCGCTAAGAGATGCGATCGCTAGTTTTAAAGTATCGTCGCCTAATTCACCGAAAAACATTATATTAATGTCGCCGGTTCAACAAGTGCCCATCGAATTGGAAAAGGAAGTTGTCGTTCTCGACTTTCAATTACCAGACATGGCTGAGTTGAATAAAGTTTTAACTCACCATTTAGATCAAAATCGTGGGCGAAGATTGACAACAGAGGCGAGAGAAAAGCTTCTAAGAGCTGCCTTGGGTTTAACTAAAGACGAAGCTGAAAAAGTCTATCGTAAGGCACAGGTAACTACAGGGCGTTTGACGGAAGATGAAGTAGATATAGTTTTATCTGAGAAGAAACAGCTAATTCGGCGCAATGGAATATTAGAGTACATCGAAGAAGATGAAACCATTGATGCTGTAGGTGGCTTAGAAGAGCTGAAAAAATGGCTCAAGCAACGCTCCAACGCTTTTACAGAAAAAGCTAGAGAGTACGGTCTACCTCAACCTAAGGGGATGCTAATTCTGGGAGTTCCAGGTTGTGGTAAATCGCTAATTGCGAAAACTACTTCCCGACTGTGGGGATTACCAATTTTACGCTTAGATATGGGTAGAGTTTACGACGGCTCAATGGTGGGTCGAAGTGAAGCTAACCTGCGTAATGCCCTCAAAACAGCAGAATCAATTTCTCCAACGATTCTGTTTATTGACGAGTTAGATAAATCCTTTGCTGGTAGTGCTGGTTCTGGCGATTCAGATGGTGGTACTTCCAGTCGGATATTCGGTTCTTTCCTGACCTGGATGCAAGAGAAAAAATCTCCGGTGTTCGTAATGGCTACCGCTAACAGAGTGGAACGCTTGCCTGGAGAATTCTTGAGAAAAGGTCGCTTTGATGAAATTTTCTTTGTGGATCTGCCCACTCCCGAAGAACGTCAGGATATATTTAACATCCACCTGACGAAGCGTCGTGAAGACATCTCTAGGTTCGATTTAGGACAATTAGCTAAGATGTCCGATGGCTTTTCCGGGGCAGAAATTGAACAAGCGATTGTTGCGGCAATGTACGAAGCTTTTGCCCAAGAGCGTGAGTTCACCCAATTAGATATTATTGCTGCGCTAAAGTCAACACTGCCGTTGTCTCGTACTATGCAAGAACAGGTCACAGCGTTGAGAGACTGGGCCAGACAGCGCGCTAGACCCGCAGCATCCTCCGTTGCTGAATATCAGCGAATGGAGTTTTAA
- a CDS encoding 2OG-Fe(II) oxygenase, which translates to MKNSQVVEEGFSYVPVIDISPLVSGKGDRLTVASKIGQACRECGFFYIVGHGVHERLQQRLEQLSRKFFAQDLETKLEIRMALGGKAWRGYFPVGGELTSGKPDIKEGIYFGAELGENHPLVKAGTPMHGSNLFPSNIPLFRETVLEYMEAMTQLGHRLMAGIALSLGLEESYFAERYTSDPLTLFRIFNYPSDLPPYEGEERWGVGEHTDYGVLTILKQDNSGGLQVKSQSRWIAAPPVADSFVCNIGDMLDRMTGGLYRSTPHRVQNLSGCDRLSFPFFFDPNFDVEVKPLPLDGVIINDDREERWDKASIHEFCGTYGDYLLSKVSKVFPELRRAVL; encoded by the coding sequence ATGAAAAACTCACAAGTTGTGGAAGAAGGATTTTCGTATGTTCCAGTAATCGATATTAGTCCCTTAGTCTCTGGAAAAGGCGATCGCCTAACAGTTGCTTCTAAAATTGGACAAGCTTGTCGTGAGTGCGGGTTTTTCTACATTGTCGGACATGGTGTACATGAACGCTTGCAGCAAAGGTTGGAACAACTCAGCCGAAAGTTTTTCGCCCAGGATTTGGAAACGAAACTAGAAATTCGGATGGCTTTGGGTGGAAAAGCATGGCGGGGGTATTTTCCGGTTGGGGGTGAACTCACATCAGGTAAACCGGATATTAAAGAAGGTATTTACTTTGGTGCAGAACTAGGAGAAAATCATCCGCTTGTAAAAGCTGGGACACCGATGCATGGTTCTAACCTCTTCCCTTCCAACATTCCTTTATTCCGCGAGACTGTGCTGGAATATATGGAGGCGATGACGCAACTTGGACATAGGCTAATGGCTGGTATTGCTCTTAGCTTAGGACTGGAAGAATCGTATTTTGCTGAACGTTATACATCCGATCCGTTAACTTTATTTCGGATTTTTAACTATCCTTCAGATTTACCACCGTATGAGGGTGAAGAGAGGTGGGGTGTAGGAGAACATACTGACTATGGTGTTTTGACTATTCTCAAACAGGATAATTCAGGTGGATTACAGGTGAAATCTCAGTCACGCTGGATTGCTGCGCCTCCTGTTGCTGATTCTTTTGTTTGCAATATTGGGGATATGCTCGATCGCATGACTGGAGGTTTGTATCGTTCTACACCTCATCGCGTTCAAAATCTGTCAGGATGCGATCGCCTTTCGTTCCCTTTCTTTTTCGATCCCAATTTTGATGTGGAAGTGAAGCCGCTTCCTTTAGATGGAGTAATAATAAATGACGATCGCGAAGAACGTTGGGATAAAGCTAGCATTCATGAATTTTGTGGAACTTATGGTGATTATTTATTGAGTAAGGTGTCTAAAGTTTTCCCAGAATTGCGAAGAGCAGTTTTGTAG
- a CDS encoding nitrogen fixation protein, producing the protein MPQQNAAQLFKAVKQDQALKQRLKATANPEAFIQIAKERGYDFTVEELETEINKLSEEDLAAIINPGWGPRQHIHPR; encoded by the coding sequence ATGCCGCAACAAAATGCTGCCCAACTTTTTAAAGCTGTAAAACAAGATCAAGCATTAAAGCAAAGACTGAAAGCCACAGCCAATCCCGAAGCGTTTATCCAAATTGCTAAAGAGCGTGGCTATGACTTCACGGTGGAAGAATTAGAGACTGAAATCAATAAATTATCTGAAGAAGATTTAGCCGCTATTATCAATCCAGGCTGGGGCCCTAGACAGCACATTCATCCTAGATAA
- a CDS encoding glycoside hydrolase family 65, central catalytic, which yields MANLSVRDSQQNQALIEATDWNVIETEFDPAQLHHKETVFTLSNGYLGTRGSFEEGYPQDSAATLIHGLYDKVAIAYTELVNCPSWLPLIVKVAGDRFSMDSGEILNYERRLDLRLGILSRDVRWRSPQGHTLDIHFERFASLADQHVLAIRAQVTSLDFEGEVSFEVGLDPEPQTQGVPHWKTLNQGGVEQIIWLYNQTRHSEIQLGMAAKLVVEGENPPPVKLENADTSPSLTTTFQVIPGESVTVEKIVTVFTSRETEIPIAAALQRLADEPRYSTLLAAHIAAWEQVWQDSDIIIEGDRQAQLSVRYNLFQLLAVAPRHDDRVSIPPKTLSGFAYRGHIFWDTEIFILPFLTLTQPALARNLLTYRYHTLPGARRKAQEAGYQGAMFAWESADTGDEVTPRWVPHASGNGDLVRIWCGDIEVHINTDVAYAAWHYWQNTDDDEWMRDYGAEIILDTAVFWESRVNWNQERHTYDILDVIGPDENHDRVNNNAFTNLMVQWHLQSALALWDWLKQAYPEKSAQLAQQLNLTTERLHQWVDIQEHLYVNEDKSTGLIEQFEGFYQLEEVNLQDYEPRSKSLQGLLGIEATNAKQILKQPDVLMLIYLLRERYDYKTLATNWDYYAKRTDHTYGSSLGPAIHAILACDLNQPTHAYTHFLRSALVDLEDVRRNAAEGIHAASAGGVWQAVVFGFGGIRMTQFGPVACPNLPPSWKRLKFRLQWRNEWYDFDLRQETEMEIANKQADVNLQTAHPQIKGVIFDLDGVLTDTSELHYLGWKRVADEEGIPFDREANDAIRGLPRRETLLQILGDRPVTEEKIQEMMERKNAYFLELIEEITSDDLLPGVENLLQELRAAGIKVALGSSSKNAQTVIQRLGIKDKLDAIADGYSVSQPKPAPDLFLFAAQQIGISPSHCVVVEDANAGIEAARSAGMWSVGLGPVERLGKANVVLPSLERVTWQDLQHQIANSEKPAVLVEATV from the coding sequence ATGGCCAACTTATCCGTTCGCGATTCCCAACAAAATCAGGCGCTGATTGAAGCTACAGACTGGAACGTTATTGAAACAGAATTCGATCCCGCCCAGCTGCATCATAAAGAGACAGTTTTTACCCTCAGTAATGGTTACTTAGGAACCAGGGGTAGTTTTGAGGAAGGCTATCCTCAGGATTCCGCAGCCACACTCATCCACGGCTTGTATGACAAAGTAGCAATTGCCTATACCGAACTTGTTAACTGTCCCAGCTGGCTGCCATTGATCGTTAAAGTGGCAGGCGATCGCTTTAGTATGGACAGTGGTGAAATTCTCAACTACGAACGACGCCTAGATTTACGTTTAGGTATACTGAGCCGCGATGTCCGTTGGCGTTCTCCTCAAGGACATACCCTAGATATACACTTCGAGCGATTTGCAAGTTTAGCAGATCAACACGTCTTAGCAATTCGCGCTCAGGTGACATCCTTAGACTTTGAAGGTGAAGTCAGTTTTGAAGTTGGATTAGATCCTGAACCCCAAACCCAAGGCGTACCCCATTGGAAAACCCTCAATCAAGGTGGCGTAGAACAGATTATCTGGCTGTATAACCAAACTCGCCACTCAGAAATTCAGTTAGGGATGGCAGCTAAGTTAGTAGTAGAAGGTGAAAATCCCCCGCCTGTAAAGCTAGAAAATGCTGATACTTCTCCCAGCTTAACAACAACTTTCCAGGTAATACCAGGCGAAAGCGTTACTGTAGAAAAGATTGTCACCGTGTTTACTTCGCGGGAAACAGAAATTCCCATTGCAGCAGCGCTACAAAGATTAGCAGATGAACCCCGTTACTCAACCCTCTTGGCAGCTCACATTGCCGCTTGGGAGCAAGTATGGCAAGACAGTGACATTATTATTGAAGGCGATCGCCAAGCGCAGTTAAGTGTCCGTTACAATTTATTTCAATTATTAGCTGTAGCACCGCGTCACGACGACCGTGTGAGCATTCCGCCCAAAACCTTATCGGGTTTTGCTTATCGCGGACATATATTTTGGGATACAGAAATTTTTATTCTTCCGTTCCTGACCTTAACTCAACCAGCTTTAGCCCGTAACTTACTCACCTATCGCTACCACACCTTACCAGGAGCGAGACGTAAAGCCCAAGAAGCCGGATATCAAGGAGCCATGTTTGCTTGGGAAAGTGCTGATACTGGCGATGAAGTTACGCCTCGCTGGGTTCCCCATGCTAGCGGTAACGGTGACTTAGTTAGAATTTGGTGCGGTGATATCGAAGTACACATCAATACTGATGTCGCCTATGCTGCTTGGCACTATTGGCAGAATACAGATGATGATGAATGGATGCGCGATTATGGCGCAGAAATTATTTTAGATACAGCAGTTTTCTGGGAAAGTCGCGTTAATTGGAATCAAGAGCGTCACACCTACGACATTTTAGATGTGATTGGCCCCGATGAAAACCACGATCGCGTCAATAATAACGCCTTCACCAATTTAATGGTGCAATGGCACTTGCAATCTGCTTTAGCGCTGTGGGATTGGTTGAAGCAAGCTTATCCAGAAAAATCCGCACAACTAGCGCAACAACTCAACTTAACCACAGAACGTTTGCATCAATGGGTTGACATCCAAGAGCATCTATATGTGAATGAGGATAAATCAACTGGCTTAATTGAGCAGTTTGAAGGCTTTTACCAACTTGAAGAAGTCAATCTTCAAGACTACGAACCACGTAGCAAATCCTTACAAGGTTTGTTGGGAATTGAGGCGACAAACGCAAAGCAGATTCTCAAACAGCCAGATGTATTGATGCTCATTTATTTGCTACGAGAGCGCTATGACTATAAAACCCTAGCTACCAACTGGGATTATTACGCCAAGCGTACCGATCATACCTATGGTTCCTCTCTCGGCCCGGCAATTCATGCCATCTTAGCTTGCGACCTCAATCAACCTACCCACGCTTATACTCATTTTCTCCGGTCAGCTTTGGTAGACTTAGAAGATGTCCGGCGTAATGCAGCCGAAGGAATTCACGCCGCAAGTGCTGGAGGAGTTTGGCAGGCTGTGGTATTTGGGTTTGGTGGTATTAGGATGACTCAATTTGGCCCTGTTGCCTGTCCGAATCTGCCTCCGAGTTGGAAACGCTTGAAATTCCGGCTGCAATGGCGCAACGAGTGGTATGACTTCGACTTGCGACAAGAAACAGAAATGGAAATTGCTAACAAACAAGCAGATGTGAATCTGCAAACTGCACACCCCCAAATTAAGGGCGTCATCTTTGACTTAGATGGTGTGTTAACCGATACTTCTGAGTTGCACTATTTAGGCTGGAAGCGAGTAGCCGATGAAGAAGGTATCCCCTTTGACCGAGAAGCCAACGACGCGATTCGAGGTTTGCCCCGTCGAGAAACTCTACTCCAAATTTTAGGCGATCGCCCTGTCACTGAAGAGAAAATTCAAGAAATGATGGAGCGTAAAAATGCTTACTTCTTGGAATTAATCGAGGAAATTACCTCAGACGATTTGCTACCTGGAGTAGAAAACTTGTTGCAGGAATTACGCGCTGCTGGAATCAAAGTCGCTTTAGGTTCATCTAGTAAAAATGCTCAGACTGTCATTCAACGCTTAGGTATCAAAGATAAATTAGATGCCATAGCCGATGGCTACAGCGTCTCTCAACCCAAACCCGCACCAGACCTTTTCCTATTTGCTGCCCAACAAATCGGCATTTCACCATCCCATTGTGTTGTCGTAGAAGATGCTAATGCTGGGATCGAAGCAGCTAGATCTGCCGGGATGTGGTCTGTAGGCTTAGGGCCAGTAGAGCGCTTGGGTAAAGCGAATGTAGTATTACCCAGTCTGGAAAGAGTAACTTGGCAAGACTTGCAACACCAGATAGCTAACAGTGAAAAGCCAGCAGTATTAGTAGAAGCAACGGTTTAA